In Lotus japonicus ecotype B-129 chromosome 5, LjGifu_v1.2, one genomic interval encodes:
- the LOC130719074 gene encoding uncharacterized protein LOC130719074, giving the protein MDQKWMFANRLSNEYEGGVNEFVSFAVQHAEAIDNIICPCLRCYHIRRVNQSELKDHLIINGIDPRFVYDIVMLEHGLRERFSFLSPAQTTKFSYEQVNYIHEAFTAQVRRDKLFLAPFNAGEHWVLIVIDVFKERIYYLDHLRQELTERKQMKLMFDTALKVHRSTSGMSVPKAKQNYIPWDIIECPRQTNSVDCGYYVMKFMKDIITHQQLVIPTKYFEDCQFISYNEEQLREVKDEWAAYVFYNCF; this is encoded by the exons ATGGATCAAAAATGGATGTTTGCGAACCGTTTGTCAAATGAGTACGAGGGTGGAGTCAACGAGTTTGTCAGTTTTGCGGTTCAACATGCCGAGGCCATTGATAATATCATATGCCCTTGCTTACGTTGTTACCATATAAGACGAGTCAATCAATCTGAGCTGAAAGATCATCTAATAATTAATGGAATTGATCCAAG GTTTGTATATGACATCGTCATGCTCGAACATGGTTTGAGAGAGAGATTCAGCTTTTTGTCTCCAGCGCAAACCACCAAATTCTCTTATGAACAAGTTAACTATATACATGAGGCCTTCACGGCACAGGTGCGAAGAGATAAATTGTTTCTCGCACCATTCAATGCTGG GGAACATTGGGTGTTGATAGTGATTGATGTGTTTAAAGAAAGAATATACTATTTGGATCATTTACGTCAAGAGCTGACAGAACGCAAACAAATGAAGCTTATGTTTGATAC ggctctgaaggttcatcgGTCAACTTCTGGTATGAGTGTACCCAAAGCAAAGCAAAATTATATTCCGTGGGATatcattgag tGCCCTCGTCAGACTAATAGTGTTGATTGCGGATATTATGTGATGaagttcatgaaagatatcATCACTCACCAACAACTTGTGATCCCAACGAAA TATTTTGAAGATTGTCAGTTCATTTCCTACAATGAAGAGCAATTGCGTGAAGTTAAAGATGAGTGGGCCGCTTATGTTTTTTACAATTGTTTTTAG